A segment of the Borreliella garinii genome:
ATTTTAGAGAAGGATCATTAAGTAATAATGAAATAGCAACTAGACTCGGAGTTTCTAGAGTAAATGTGTGGAGAATGAGACAAAAATGGGAAAGTGGGGAGATTTCTGTTAATGAGGACTCTAGAGTAACAATTAGTGAGGATACTTTTGAACACCTTGTAGCAC
Coding sequences within it:
- a CDS encoding DUF603 domain-containing protein; translated protein: MKKVKRSFNDYVAYFREGSLSNNEIATRLGVSRVNVWRMRQKWESGEISVNEDSRVTISEDTFEHLVA